A part of Entelurus aequoreus isolate RoL-2023_Sb linkage group LG03, RoL_Eaeq_v1.1, whole genome shotgun sequence genomic DNA contains:
- the LOC133645901 gene encoding B2 bradykinin receptor-like has product MAALTTRLPELNITDAYSDQNSTNKTQCINLKDWDWLTRHQPVYLFIITALGIVLNVFVLLVFCLHKKACTVAEIYLSNLAAADLVLVSCLPFWAVNISQGFNWPFGEALCKVVNAGIKMNAYCSIYFLVLVSMDRYVALVHPMSYGRMRRPKYAKLGCLLVWGLGLLLSASTLIFRAVKYLPEFKVQACFLDYPSQKVELVCDGMLITFSFIIPISIIAFCTITIIRALKKQSLARSNAQKSEQKATTLMLVVLIAFLICWVPFHFSLIVGLLKKKNILVGCALKKVLAICDQIFAYLSIFNSVVNPILYVIVGKNFRKKVQEMCIQCGVSTETTASTRSDTSTTLKTFT; this is encoded by the exons ATGGCTGCTCTAACTACGag ATTACCGGAGCTGAACATCACAGACGCTTACAGTGACCAAAACTCCACAAATAAAACCCAGTGCATCAATTTAAAAGATTGGGATTGGCTCACCCGCCACCAGCCAGTCTACTTGTTCATCATCACGGCGCTGGGAATCGTGTTAAACGTCTTCGTGTTGCTGGTCTTCTGCCTCCACAAGAAGGCGTGCACGGTAGCCGAAATCTACCTCAGCAACCTGGCGGCCGCCGACCTTGTCCTGGTGTCTTGTCTGCCCTTCTGGGCCGTCAACATCAGCCAAGGTTTCAACTGGCCTTTTGGAGAGGCCCTTTGCAAAGTGGTCAATGCAGGCATCAAGATGAACGCTTACTGCAGCATCTACTTCCTTGTCCTGGTTAGCATGGATCGCTATGTGGCGCTGGTGCATCCGATGTCCTACGGGCGAATGCGTCGTCCCAAGTATGCCAAACTGGGATGTTTGCTGGTGTGGGGCTTGGGCTTGTTACTGAGCGCTTCAACACTGATTTTCAGGGCGGTGAAGTATCTTCCAGAGTTTAAAGTTCAAGCTTGCTTCTTGGATTATCCGAGCCAAAAAGTAGAACTGGTCTGCGACGGGATGCTGATCACCTTTAGCTTCATCATCCCTATTTCCATCATCGCATTCTGCACCATCACAATCATCCGGGCGCTAAAGAAACAGTCACTTGCGAGGTCAAATGCCCAGAAGAGTGAGCAGAAGGCCACCACGCTGATGCTGGTCGTCCTCATAGCCTTCCTCATCTGCTGGGTGCCTTTTCACTTCAGCCTAATAGTaggtttgctaaaaaaaaaaaacattttggtaggATGTGCCCTCAAAAAAGTTTTAGCAATTTGCGACCAAATCTTTGCCTACCTGTCTATTTTCAACAGCGTCGTCAATCCTATCTTGTATGTCATTGTTGGGAAAAATTTCCGGAAAAAGGTTCAGGAAATGTGCATACAGTGTGGCGTCAGCACGGAGACAACCGCGTCGACGCGTTCTGACACTTCCACAACACTGAAGACTTTCACATAA
- the LOC133645902 gene encoding B2 bradykinin receptor-like, which translates to MADLTTRLPNLNITNAYSDQNSTNETQCIDLKDWDWLNRRQPVYFFIITALGIVLNVFVLLVFCLHKKACTVAEIYLSNLAAADLVLVSCLPFWAVNISQGFNWPFGEALCKVVNAGIKMNAYCGIYFLVLVSIDRYLALVHPMSYGRMRRPKYAKLGCLLVWGLGLLLSASTLIFRTVKYLPKNDIRACRLHYPSEMVELVWDGMLITFGFIIPISINTFCTITIIRALKKHSLARSNAQKSEQKATTLVLVVLVAFLICWVPYHFIIAIKMLHDTKILVGCALENNLDICTRLFSCLAAFNSVVNPILYVIVGKNFRKKVQEVCKQCAVSTVTTASTRSNTSATLKTFT; encoded by the exons ATGGCTGATCTAACTACGAG ATTACCGAACCTGAACATCACAAACGCTTACAGTGACCAAAACTCCACAAATGAAACCCAGTGCATTGATTTAAAGGATTGGGATTGGCTCAACCGCCGCCAGCCAGTCTACTTCTTCATCATCACGGCGCTGGGAATCGTGTTAAACGTCTTCGTGCTGCTGGTCTTCTGCCTCCACAAGAAGGCGTGCACGGTAGCCGAAATCTACCTCAGCAACCTGGCGGCCGCTGATCTTGTCCTGGTGTCTTGTCTGCCCTTCTGGGCCGTCAACATCAGCCAAGGTTTCAACTGGCCTTTTGGAGAGGCCCTTTGCAAAGTTGTCAATGCAGGCATCAAGATGAACGCTTACTGCGGCATCTACTTCCTTGTCCTGGTTAGCATTGATCGCTACCTGGCTCTGGTGCATCCGATGTCCTACGGGCGAATGCGTCGTCCCAAGTATGCCAAACTGGGATGTTTGCTGGTGTGGGGCTTGGGCTTGTTACTGAGCGCTTCAACGCTGATTTTCAGGACGGTGAAGTATCTTCCAAAGAATGACATTCGAGCTTGCCGCTTGCATTATCCGAGCGAAATGGTAGAGCTGGTCTGGGACGGGATGCTGATCACCTTTGGCTTCATCATCCCAATTTCCATCAATACATTCTGCACCATCACAATCATCCGGGCGCTAAAGAAACATTCACTTGCGAGGTCCAATGCTCAGAAGAGTGAGCAGAAGGCCACCACGCTGGTGCTGGTCGTCCTCGTAGCCTTCCTCATCTGCTGGGTGCCTTATCACTTCATCATCGCAATAAAAATGCTCCATGACACAAAAATTTTGGTAGGATGTGCCCTCGAAAATAATTTAGATATTTGCACCCGGCTCTTTTCCTGCCTGGCTGCTTTCAACAGCGTCGTCAATCCTATCTTGTATGTCATTGTTGGGAAAAATTTCCGGAAAAAGGTTCAAGAAGTGTGCAAACAGTGTGCCGTCAGCACGGTGACGACCGCGTCTACTCGTTCGAACACTTCCGCAACACTGAAGACTTTCACGTAA